ACACATTGTTGGCAGGATTAGGGCGTTTCCTGTGCGTTTCATAGTCTGCGGCCGCATCCTTCCGGTATTTTGCATAGTTCTTCATGCTTGAGTGCCGGCCTGATGCTTTTAGGTCTGCTTCATTTGCCTCACCAAAAATTGCATTGCTGTATCCGGTTTTCCGGAAGATGTGAGAACCTATCTTGAACTGGGGCGCTTTACCAATGTATCACATAAATTCTTCAGTCGCTTCATAAATGTCGAATAGCGGATTGACGTTTGAAAAAGCAATCCAACGGAGGGCTTTCAAGCTCTTCACTGGAAGGAAATAGGTAGCCGCCTTTATAGTTGGTCAAGTGAAGATAGATCAGCAATGGGCAAACAGGGCACAGGTCAGGGTATTTGTGGTCAGCTCAAAGCCTTAGCTTCATCCGTCTCTTATCcgactttccaaaaatttcGATGACAAGAGAGTCAATGCGACCACTATATGTCTTGAATAGGTTGTCCTTGAAATGATCCGCTTGAATATTGTGGAGCTAAATGAAACAGCCACAATGATCATCACCCAGAATTGGAGATCGGAAAGGGAACCCGAACTTAAGAGGTACCTTTGGAGATGATGCAAGTCACTGGGAAGGAGCTGACTGCACCCAACTTCTTTGTAGCCCGCATCCCTAACATCCAAAACAACCCTTTTGGCGCTGTTGCCAAAGATAGCATGTTCCGCTGGGTTGCCTTTTCTCTTTTGACAAGGAGATCCAGTCCTTAAGTGGTTGGGAAGAGAATGAGATCTTCAGCTCCGTCCCAGGATGGCTGGTTTTGCAACGGAGGAATTCGTCAATGGTTTTAACATCCATGGCAGGGGCAAACGGAGGAGCCGGGGTGAGCAAAAGCAGTATGGAGTCATAGTCTCCTTTTAAAGTACAGAATCGCCTGAGCATCCGGAAATGGTGTTTGTACGCATTTTTGATGACTGCGTAATGGGTCGACTCCCAAACCTGGTTGACAGCTTGCTTTCCATCTTGAATAATATTTGGGACACTACTTTGAATTAGCGCTTATAAAAAGCAAAGGTGCAGTGTTCTACACTTAATTCAAAGCAAAAGGTGCAGCATGGTGCAGTGCTTAAGTGCATTTGGTGCAGTCCTTAAGTGCAGTTGaactttttccaactttGGCTTCTATATTGGCAAGCAAAGGCTCTTTACGCTTGGTTCATAATCTGGAATGATACCATAGCATTACTTGTGTGATCTCAAACACGTGGCACACAAGCACAACTTACATAAATTGCTATTTTTCGAGGGTTTTATACTGAAAGGCGCATGATGCATACACCTGGTGGTCTTTCATCAACGGATGGCTATTAGCTGTCTGTGGCAGAGACATATATTCAGTTTCTGACGGATTGGGACAAAAGCTCTACCAGACATTAGCCGAATTGCTTAGCCGGTGCTTCCATATCTACTCCGTCCTCTGACAAGCCGTGAAAACTATCATGTACCAAAGTTGCTTCTTTGTCCATTTTGCGCAAACAATCATTGAGAGCGTCATGCACGGACGGGAAAAAATTTTGACGTCCTATTCTTTCCACCAGACCACTGTGAATAAGGCGGTCCATGACGACAATGCCTGGATTGCAGATACAAATTATTTGCCCACGTGAATTGTAATTGGCATTCATATCAGCTAGAATGTGAAGAGCACTTGTGTCAACATGGGATACTGGGCTCAAGTCAAGAATGAAAAAGCGTACACTTGAGTTGTTTGCGGCAGCCCGTTCTTCGGCCATCAGTCGATATTTCCGAATCTTGTCTCGGACATTTTGGGCATTGGCAAAGTACAGAGGTGCATCAATACGAATCATTACAATTCCATCATATACTTCCACATTGCTATACTGTTTGGCACTCCGATAGTTTGTTGTTCCCGGCAAACGCCCCAATATAGTTGTGTGCGGATATGCCGATTCGTAAACAACAATCAATAGCGAGACCCCGACTGCTATTGCCAGACCAATTTCGACTCCCAAAAACATTGTACCTATACAAGCAGTCAACCAAACAGCGAAATCGAATTTGTGAACTTTCCAAAGAAACATAGCCTCCTCGTAGTCTAGCAGTCCGAGAACCCCAGAGATCACGATTGCAGCCAAGACCGAAAGAGGAAGCTTTTCGAAGACAACAGTCAACAGCAGCAATACAAAGCCGACAAGAGTTGCCGTGACCATCCCACTAACTCCACTTTTTGCGCCGCCCTCGTTGTTGACAGCCGACCGACTGAATGATCCCGTCACGGGATAGGCTTGGAACATTCCACCAAGAAAGTTTGCCATTCCAAGACCAATTAGTTCTTGAGAGGAATCAATCTCGTATTTGTGCTTGGAAGCCAATTGCTTGGCAATCGCGATAGACTCCATGaacccaacaacaacaatcgaAAGAACAACTAGAAATAGATTGCCCACTTGGTCTACGGGCGTCCAGTCCCCGGCAGTGAACTTTGGCAGACCTTTGGGAATTGTACCCACAACTGGAATTCCTTTTTTGTCTAGATCAAACGCCAGGGTGATGATGATAGTCACTGCTGTGACCGACAATGGTCCCATCGCACGGACCCCCTTCAGTTTGGGAAATTGTTTACCAACATGTTTCATAAGGACAAGGGCAAGAATACTGAATGCGCCCATGAGAAAGGTTTTGTAGTTGAACTTATTGATATTCTCGACAAGTTCCTGGAGCAACTTGTGAAAAGACTTGGAAGACTCGATTTCGTAGCCCAGAATGTATTTGACCTGGCTCATTCCGATAATGACAGCGGCACCCGTCGTGAAGCCGGAAATTACGGCGTGTGACAAAAAGATGGTAACAAAGCCCAGTCGCAGCAGACCCATAACAATGTAGCAAACGCCAACAAGAAAGGACGTCTGAATAGCGAGTCTGTTGTAGCGCTCTTGGTAGCCTGGGTCTTCGGGAAAATGATTATCGTTTTCGAGCGCTAACGAGAGTCCCGTCTGCAGCAAGAGCGAGACCAACGCCACTGGACCAACGGCAAGCTGTCGAGATGACCCAAAGAAGGCGTAGGCGTAGACGGGCACCAAGGCTGAATAGAGACCGTATTCGACCGGTAGACCCGCTAGCTTGGCGTACGACATGCTCTGCGGAACTACCATGACACCAACGGTGAGACCGGCAACAACGTCAGAGACTATTGATTCCTTCCAGTCGTAGGCTTTGAGCCAGCGCCAGGAAGGTAGCAAAAACTCGATCAAATTCTCTGAATTTCGCTTCTGTATCGCTCTCCGCACACACAACCCAGCCCGGGCCAGTGTTGTGCCTGTACGAGATGGCTCCGCGCTCGCGTTTTGATCTGGAACTGCCCAGCGTCTGGACTCGGTGGAATCTGTCGCAATGTAGTCGATTGCTTCGCGGTGGCGCGAGACAAATGGACGCCTACGGAGGTCGGAATGTTCATATCCAGAACTATCTTCAATGGATATCGCATCGGCAACTCCAGCGGTGCTCATTGGACCAGTCGATCCCAAAGCCCGGGGGTCTCCACAGCCGTCACATGGTTTATCATCGTCGCTATTTGTTGGCATGCTCTGAA
This window of the Phaeodactylum tricornutum CCAP 1055/1 PHATR_bd_15x14 genomic scaffold, whole genome shotgun sequence genome carries:
- a CDS encoding predicted protein translates to IEFLLPSWRWLKAYDWKESIVSDVVAGLTVGVMVVPQSMSYAKLAGLPVEYGLYSALVPVYAYAFFGSSRQLAVGPVALVSLLLQTGLSLALENDNHFPEDPGYQERYNRLAIQTSFLVGVCYIVMGLLRLGFVTIFLSHAVISGFTTGAAVIIGMSQVKYILGYEIESSKSFHKLLQELVENINKFNYKTFLMGAFSILALVLMKHVGKQFPKLKGVRAMGPLSVTAVTIIITLAFDLDKKGIPVVGTIPKGLPKFTAGDWTPVDQVGNLFLVVLSIVVVGFMESIAIAKQLASKHKYEIDSSQELIGLGMANFLGGMFQAYPVTGSFSRSAVNNEGGAKSGVSGMVTATLVGFVLLLLTVVFEKLPLSVLAAIVISGVLGLLDYEEAMFLWKVHKFDFAVWLTACIGTMFLGVEIGLAIAVGVSLLIVVYESAYPHTTILGRLPGTTNYRSAKQYSNVEVYDGIVMIRIDAPLYFANAQNVRDKIRKYRLMAEERAAANNSSVRFFILDLSPVSHVDTSALHILADMNANYNSRGQIICICNPGIVVMDRLIHSGLVERIGRQNFFPSVHDALNDCLRKMDK